The following are encoded together in the Thalassolituus oleivorans MIL-1 genome:
- the bamB gene encoding outer membrane protein assembly factor BamB yields MRLLLVLMMSALVGACSSQSVKSPTLPDTDGSVDLSVSWRATLGNGPGSSYTRLKAVVQDDTVYAADTSGIVSALNLENGRERWSTQLDFAILGGVSVAGEQLFVSTNDGSLVCLDTATGDVVWITQLSSEAVSPASTDDARVFVQTVDGRTSAFERADGKQAWSYQTAAPVLTVRGTGAPVVLEQLVVTGFATGKVVALDKALGIPRWNVRLASPDGRSELERLVDVDGAPIWDNGILYAAAYHGKIAAISQMGETIWEEDGSSYTSPELALGSLYLTLEDDSIQSYDMVNGAKAWKQTALTGREVGQVTAIGTQLAVADGEGYVHTMSQVDGHITGRILLRPRPIHMSFPNQGEATNWRALRGKDFGIRSTLVATDAGLLVYTNTGELLLLNVES; encoded by the coding sequence ATGCGTTTGCTTCTTGTCCTGATGATGTCTGCCCTTGTAGGGGCATGTTCAAGCCAGTCGGTTAAATCGCCCACGCTACCGGATACGGATGGCAGTGTTGATTTATCCGTGAGCTGGCGCGCCACTTTAGGTAACGGGCCAGGAAGCAGCTATACGCGTTTGAAAGCCGTTGTGCAGGACGACACAGTCTACGCAGCAGATACATCAGGTATTGTATCTGCTTTGAACTTAGAGAACGGGCGTGAGCGCTGGAGCACACAATTAGACTTCGCTATTTTAGGTGGAGTTAGTGTTGCTGGTGAGCAGTTATTTGTAAGCACAAATGATGGCAGCCTCGTCTGTCTTGATACTGCAACCGGCGATGTCGTTTGGATCACGCAATTGAGCAGTGAAGCGGTTTCTCCTGCATCCACTGATGACGCGCGTGTGTTTGTGCAAACGGTAGATGGTCGTACCTCTGCGTTTGAACGTGCCGATGGTAAACAGGCATGGTCGTATCAAACGGCTGCGCCAGTATTAACCGTACGCGGTACGGGCGCGCCCGTCGTGCTAGAACAATTAGTCGTTACCGGTTTTGCTACCGGTAAAGTGGTGGCTTTAGATAAAGCACTCGGTATACCTCGCTGGAATGTGCGCTTAGCGTCACCTGATGGTCGCTCTGAGTTAGAGCGCTTAGTGGATGTTGATGGCGCGCCGATCTGGGATAACGGCATTCTCTACGCTGCTGCTTATCACGGTAAAATTGCGGCAATTTCTCAAATGGGTGAAACCATTTGGGAAGAAGACGGCTCTAGCTATACCAGCCCAGAGTTAGCGCTTGGTAGCTTGTATCTGACTTTGGAAGACGACAGCATTCAGTCTTACGACATGGTGAATGGTGCTAAAGCGTGGAAACAAACCGCTTTAACGGGTCGTGAAGTTGGACAAGTAACCGCCATCGGCACTCAGTTAGCCGTTGCTGATGGTGAAGGCTATGTTCATACCATGAGTCAGGTTGATGGTCATATAACCGGTCGTATTTTATTGCGTCCTCGTCCCATTCATATGAGTTTCCCAAATCAGGGCGAAGCCACTAACTGGCGCGCACTGCGCGGTAAAGATTTTGGTATCCGTAGTACGCTAGTCGCGACGGATGCTGGCTTATTGGTATACACCAATACTGGTGAGCTACTGTTATTGAACGTTGAGTCTTGA
- the der gene encoding ribosome biogenesis GTPase Der, giving the protein MVPVIALVGRPNVGKSTLFNRLTKTRDALVAEIAGLTRDRKYGEGKVGEYPFIVIDTGGISGQEEGIDEAMASQSFQAIKEADIVFFMVDVGAGITAGDRMIADYLRRSGKSAYLIANKIDGKNPDVVLAEFFELGMGEAIPIAAAHNRGITTLIDYVMEKLHPKVEPEEETGYLPDEAERAIEHEQLNIKGTKIAVVGRPNVGKSTLINRFLGEDRVVVYDEAGTTRDSIYIPYERHGQDYTLIDTAGIRRRKNITEAAEKFSIIKTLQAIQDCHVCILVLDARQGIVEQDLHMLSFVLNSGRALVIAINKWDGMDADDKQRVKDEIDRRFGFLTFAEMHFISALHGTGVGHLYDSVDQAYASAMAKWQTNMLTRILEDAVGSHQPPVVRGRRPKLRYAHQGGSNPPIIVVHGNLANDLPEDYRRYLANTFRRVLEIKGTPIRFEFRQGENPFADKTKEVKHSSRRRAEAVERTANVRKNKIEKARKQLKKSYQKPKG; this is encoded by the coding sequence ATGGTTCCTGTCATAGCGCTGGTCGGGCGTCCGAACGTTGGTAAATCGACATTATTTAACCGCTTAACTAAAACCCGTGATGCACTGGTTGCTGAGATTGCTGGCTTAACTCGCGATCGTAAATACGGTGAAGGCAAAGTGGGTGAGTATCCTTTTATTGTGATTGATACCGGTGGTATCAGTGGGCAAGAAGAGGGTATTGACGAGGCGATGGCGTCACAGAGTTTTCAAGCGATAAAAGAAGCCGACATCGTGTTCTTCATGGTCGATGTTGGCGCTGGTATCACTGCGGGCGATCGTATGATCGCCGATTATTTGCGCCGTAGTGGTAAGTCTGCGTATTTAATTGCGAATAAAATCGACGGTAAAAATCCCGATGTTGTGCTCGCCGAATTCTTCGAATTAGGTATGGGTGAAGCGATTCCGATTGCTGCTGCGCATAACCGTGGTATCACCACATTAATCGATTACGTGATGGAGAAACTTCATCCTAAAGTCGAGCCAGAAGAAGAAACTGGATATCTGCCGGATGAAGCTGAGCGTGCAATTGAACACGAGCAGCTGAATATTAAAGGCACCAAAATTGCCGTGGTCGGTCGTCCGAACGTCGGTAAATCGACGCTGATTAACCGCTTTCTTGGTGAAGATCGTGTAGTGGTGTATGACGAAGCCGGTACAACTCGTGACAGTATTTATATTCCATATGAACGTCATGGTCAGGATTACACCCTGATCGATACGGCGGGTATTCGTCGTCGTAAAAACATTACTGAAGCGGCCGAAAAATTCTCGATTATTAAAACACTGCAAGCCATTCAAGATTGCCATGTGTGTATTTTAGTTTTGGATGCACGCCAAGGTATTGTTGAACAAGATTTACACATGCTGAGCTTTGTTTTGAACTCAGGTCGTGCATTGGTTATCGCCATCAATAAATGGGACGGTATGGATGCCGATGATAAGCAGCGTGTTAAAGATGAAATTGACCGCCGTTTTGGCTTTTTAACCTTTGCCGAAATGCACTTTATTTCTGCCTTGCACGGCACCGGTGTTGGCCATTTGTATGACTCTGTTGACCAGGCTTATGCATCGGCGATGGCGAAATGGCAAACCAATATGCTAACTCGCATTTTAGAAGATGCTGTTGGCAGTCATCAGCCACCGGTGGTTCGTGGGCGTCGACCTAAGTTGCGTTATGCTCACCAAGGTGGATCAAACCCACCGATTATCGTGGTACACGGTAACTTAGCTAATGACTTACCCGAAGATTATCGTCGTTACTTAGCCAATACTTTCCGTCGCGTATTAGAAATTAAAGGTACGCCGATCCGTTTTGAATTCCGCCAAGGTGAAAACCCATTTGCGGACAAAACTAAGGAAGTTAAACACAGTAGTCGTCGTCGTGCAGAAGCGGTTGAACGAACGGCAAACGTGCGTAAGAACAAGATTGAGAAAGCGCGTAAACAGCTGAAAAAGTCCTACCAAAAGCCGAAAGGTTGA
- a CDS encoding YfgM family protein translates to MTELRTDEEQAEALKKWWSDNGAGVVTTIAVVAAGWFGWGAWQNNQQQTGEAASAVYSQLVELSAKPAESQDAAAKAEMQALAEQLKSDYSSTSYADFGSLFIARFAAEAGDYDSAVAELNALIASADKGPIKYTAQARLAAILVQQEKLDEALAIVTNIPDPAYAPQFEETRGDALFLKGDKAAAREAYLRALGAAQELGINNPALQRKADSLAIAGDA, encoded by the coding sequence ATGACTGAATTGCGTACGGATGAAGAACAAGCAGAAGCGTTGAAAAAATGGTGGTCAGACAACGGCGCAGGCGTTGTAACTACGATTGCTGTGGTTGCTGCTGGCTGGTTTGGTTGGGGTGCTTGGCAAAACAACCAACAGCAAACTGGTGAAGCGGCTTCTGCTGTTTACAGCCAATTAGTTGAGTTATCTGCGAAACCAGCAGAAAGCCAAGATGCCGCTGCCAAAGCAGAGATGCAAGCATTGGCTGAACAACTAAAAAGCGATTACAGCAGCACTTCTTACGCTGATTTCGGCAGCTTGTTTATTGCCCGTTTTGCTGCAGAAGCCGGTGATTACGACAGTGCTGTTGCTGAGCTGAATGCACTGATTGCTAGCGCTGACAAAGGGCCGATCAAATACACCGCCCAAGCACGCTTAGCCGCTATTTTAGTGCAGCAAGAGAAACTGGATGAAGCTTTAGCAATTGTTACTAATATCCCTGATCCAGCTTATGCGCCGCAATTTGAAGAAACTCGTGGTGATGCTCTGTTCCTGAAGGGTGACAAAGCGGCTGCCCGTGAAGCTTATTTGCGCGCTTTAGGAGCGGCTCAAGAACTGGGTATTAATAATCCAGCGTTGCAACGTAAGGCTGATAGCTTGGCCATCGCTGGAGACGCCTAA
- a CDS encoding GlxA family transcriptional regulator: protein MQNIVVVGFHKALASAITGVADLLALAGVSWNRIQGEEPERLFNVRIASPDGEPIRCINGLMLGAHMSYDQITSADALIVPSIGGVFEEVLANAAPTLELLRRADRNGWVIAGNCTGNFLLAEAGILDGRSATTHWGFKEQFEQRYPKVDLKADQLITRDAHIYCAGGGLAWFDLGLHIIERTVGFEVAIQTAKAFVIDYRRDSQLTYSLMRLAKPHKDDLVKDVQAWLDEHYSETVTVEALADRFNVSKRTIIRRFNSALDMPPNTYVQSIRIEAAQKLLEETERTVDVVMNDVGYDDASSFRRLFRKKTGLTPTEYRRRFSRRF from the coding sequence ATGCAAAACATCGTCGTTGTAGGATTTCATAAAGCATTGGCTTCGGCTATTACCGGTGTCGCTGACTTATTGGCCTTGGCCGGAGTTTCTTGGAACCGAATTCAAGGTGAAGAGCCTGAGCGTCTATTCAATGTGCGTATTGCTAGTCCTGATGGCGAGCCTATCCGCTGTATCAATGGCTTGATGCTTGGCGCACACATGAGCTACGACCAGATTACCTCAGCAGACGCTCTGATCGTGCCCTCTATTGGTGGTGTATTTGAAGAAGTGTTGGCGAATGCTGCTCCTACGTTGGAATTACTGCGTCGTGCGGATCGAAATGGTTGGGTGATTGCAGGTAATTGCACAGGTAACTTTCTATTGGCCGAAGCGGGAATACTGGATGGCCGTAGCGCCACGACGCATTGGGGTTTTAAAGAGCAATTTGAGCAACGCTATCCGAAGGTGGATTTAAAGGCCGATCAGTTAATCACTCGCGATGCACATATTTATTGCGCTGGGGGTGGTTTGGCTTGGTTTGATCTAGGTTTGCACATTATCGAGCGCACCGTGGGTTTTGAGGTCGCGATCCAAACCGCAAAGGCCTTCGTTATTGATTATCGTCGCGATAGCCAATTAACCTATTCATTGATGCGCTTAGCGAAACCGCATAAAGATGATCTAGTGAAAGACGTACAGGCATGGTTGGATGAGCATTATTCGGAAACCGTAACCGTAGAGGCACTTGCCGACCGGTTTAATGTGTCCAAACGTACCATTATTCGTCGCTTTAACTCTGCCCTTGATATGCCGCCAAACACCTATGTGCAGTCGATCCGAATAGAAGCCGCGCAAAAGTTACTAGAAGAAACTGAACGCACCGTTGATGTGGTGATGAATGATGTAGGCTACGATGATGCTAGTTCATTCCGGCGTTTGTTTCGCAAGAAAACTGGGCTCACCCCAACAGAGTATCGTCGCCGTTTTAGTCGCCGTTTTTAG
- a CDS encoding phosphatase PAP2 family protein has product MSFLRQNADWLSMLFLAAIFVAFPQIDLAVSATFYDPVSHSWPYAHHPIADSIYALFRYAPHVIVPTLLIVIGLTFVKQGVDVRQRKSWLFLLLVLLIGPGILVHGVFKEGFDRSRPKNIEQFDGPNTFTPAFVISDHCSKGCNSFVSGHSAMGFWFIAFAWVLRRRSWFWFGIAVGVVVSATRIVQGGHFLSDTIFAGYVCYFTCRALGYWFLGRSRLE; this is encoded by the coding sequence ATGAGTTTTTTACGACAGAATGCAGATTGGTTAAGCATGCTTTTTTTAGCGGCTATTTTTGTTGCTTTCCCGCAGATAGACCTAGCCGTCAGCGCAACTTTTTATGATCCTGTAAGCCATTCTTGGCCGTATGCCCACCATCCTATTGCCGATTCTATTTACGCCTTATTTCGTTATGCACCCCATGTGATCGTACCGACGCTCCTGATCGTGATTGGCCTTACTTTTGTTAAGCAAGGTGTTGATGTTAGGCAACGCAAGTCGTGGTTGTTTCTCTTGCTGGTACTGCTTATTGGCCCAGGTATTCTTGTTCATGGTGTATTCAAAGAGGGATTTGATCGCAGTCGTCCCAAAAATATTGAACAATTTGATGGTCCAAATACCTTCACCCCCGCATTTGTTATTTCCGATCATTGTTCTAAGGGCTGCAATTCATTCGTGAGCGGTCACTCAGCGATGGGCTTTTGGTTTATTGCCTTTGCTTGGGTGCTGCGTCGCCGCAGTTGGTTCTGGTTTGGGATAGCGGTTGGAGTAGTGGTTAGCGCGACGCGCATTGTTCAGGGAGGGCATTTCTTGAGTGATACGATATTTGCAGGCTACGTTTGTTACTTCACCTGCCGCGCTTTGGGGTATTGGTTTCTAGGGCGCAGTCGATTGGAGTAG
- a CDS encoding crotonase/enoyl-CoA hydratase family protein — protein sequence MSSLLINASEHILTMTFNRPEKYNALDIDTFKLLAKALYQLEHDPELRVGILLANGKHFTSGLELDKWAPIFAKGVMPTLADDELDPYGISGQRLTKPLIIATQGLCYTSGLELLLNTDIRIATPETRFAQLEVKRGIYPCGGGTVRLPEEIGWGRAQRYLLTGDEFTGQQAYDWGMVQELCSADELANKAHEIATKIAAAAPLGVQAALRSSKLARFEGDTTALSHVFDDMPNIIASADAREGVMSFMQRREAKFTGK from the coding sequence ATGAGTAGCTTACTGATTAATGCCAGCGAACATATTTTAACCATGACGTTTAATCGTCCTGAAAAATACAATGCTCTCGACATTGATACGTTTAAACTTTTAGCCAAGGCTCTTTATCAACTCGAACATGACCCTGAATTACGGGTAGGTATTTTGCTCGCTAACGGTAAACATTTTACCTCGGGGCTAGAACTCGATAAATGGGCACCAATATTCGCCAAAGGCGTCATGCCAACGCTAGCAGACGATGAATTAGACCCTTATGGCATTAGCGGTCAACGTTTAACCAAGCCGCTAATTATTGCTACTCAAGGTCTGTGCTACACCAGTGGTCTAGAGCTATTACTTAATACAGATATTCGTATCGCCACACCCGAAACTCGTTTTGCCCAACTTGAAGTTAAACGTGGCATCTACCCTTGCGGTGGCGGCACAGTACGCTTGCCCGAAGAAATTGGCTGGGGACGAGCGCAGCGATATCTATTAACCGGCGATGAATTTACCGGACAGCAAGCTTATGACTGGGGCATGGTACAAGAACTTTGTAGCGCCGATGAACTTGCAAATAAGGCACACGAGATCGCCACTAAAATAGCGGCGGCGGCACCATTAGGTGTACAAGCAGCACTCAGGTCATCCAAACTGGCACGCTTTGAAGGCGACACTACGGCGCTATCTCATGTATTTGATGACATGCCAAACATCATTGCCAGCGCCGATGCGCGCGAAGGGGTGATGTCATTTATGCAGCGCCGTGAGGCAAAGTTCACGGGTAAATAA
- the hisS gene encoding histidine--tRNA ligase, whose amino-acid sequence MAKNIQAIRGMNDVLPAQSPVWQYLEGTVKDVLAGYGYDEIRMPILEQTALFKRSIGEVTDIVEKEMYTFEDRNGDSLTLRPEGTASCVRACEEHGLLYNQTQRLWYTGPMFRHERPQKGRYRQFFQIGVETFGMATPDIDAEVILMTARLWQFLGLSDSVTLQLNTLGSNEARARYRDALVEFLSERKDQLDEDSLRRLETNPLRVLDSKDPQTQAVLVGAPELHDYLDDESREHFATLRDILDSAGVKYEINQRLVRGLDYYCKTVFEWVTDKLGAQGTVCAGGRYDGLVEQLGGKPTPAVGFAMGVERLILLLETLELIPAEVLQTIDVYVCGVGVGADKAALLLSDRIRGEHPWLRVQTHCGGGSFKSQMKKADKSGAHFALLLGESEIADGNVTVKDMRGGADQQTLAQADVSAWLAEHVN is encoded by the coding sequence ATGGCTAAAAATATTCAAGCAATTCGCGGTATGAACGACGTTCTACCTGCGCAAAGCCCTGTGTGGCAGTATTTAGAAGGTACTGTAAAAGACGTTCTTGCTGGCTACGGTTATGATGAAATTCGTATGCCGATTTTAGAGCAGACGGCGCTTTTCAAACGCTCTATTGGTGAAGTCACCGATATCGTTGAAAAAGAAATGTACACGTTTGAAGACCGCAATGGCGATAGCCTGACATTGCGCCCAGAAGGTACGGCTAGTTGTGTTCGCGCTTGTGAAGAACATGGTTTGTTGTATAACCAAACTCAACGTTTGTGGTACACAGGCCCTATGTTCCGCCATGAACGTCCGCAAAAAGGTCGGTATCGTCAGTTTTTCCAAATTGGTGTTGAAACCTTTGGGATGGCGACCCCCGATATCGACGCTGAAGTGATTCTGATGACCGCTCGTTTGTGGCAGTTCTTAGGGTTAAGCGATTCGGTGACGTTGCAGCTAAATACCTTAGGCAGTAACGAAGCGCGCGCGCGCTACCGCGATGCCTTGGTTGAGTTTTTAAGCGAGCGCAAAGATCAGCTCGATGAAGATAGCTTGCGCCGCTTAGAAACGAATCCATTGCGAGTGTTGGATAGTAAAGATCCGCAAACTCAGGCGGTATTGGTGGGCGCGCCGGAACTTCATGACTATCTGGATGACGAAAGTCGCGAGCACTTCGCCACCTTGCGCGATATCCTCGATAGCGCTGGTGTGAAATACGAGATTAACCAGCGTTTAGTACGTGGCCTTGATTACTACTGTAAAACCGTATTTGAGTGGGTTACTGATAAGCTTGGTGCACAAGGTACTGTGTGTGCTGGCGGTCGTTATGATGGCTTGGTCGAGCAATTAGGTGGTAAGCCAACCCCTGCGGTCGGCTTTGCCATGGGCGTTGAGCGTCTTATCTTATTGCTTGAAACACTAGAATTGATTCCAGCTGAAGTGTTACAAACGATCGACGTGTATGTTTGTGGCGTCGGTGTTGGAGCTGACAAAGCGGCGCTTCTGTTGTCTGATCGTATTCGTGGTGAACACCCTTGGCTGCGGGTCCAAACCCATTGTGGCGGCGGCAGCTTCAAGAGTCAGATGAAAAAAGCCGATAAAAGCGGCGCCCATTTTGCCTTGCTGTTGGGCGAGAGCGAAATCGCTGATGGCAATGTAACGGTTAAAGATATGCGTGGCGGTGCAGACCAGCAGACACTGGCTCAAGCCGACGTGTCGGCTTGGCTGGCTGAACACGTAAACTGA
- the ispG gene encoding flavodoxin-dependent (E)-4-hydroxy-3-methylbut-2-enyl-diphosphate synthase, translated as MNKNQPNPIKRRLSRKIWVGNVPVGGDAPIAVQTMTNTETTDVAATVAQIKRAQDAGVDIVRVSVPTMDAAEAFGKIRKLVDVPLVADIHFDYRIALRVAELGVDCLRINPGNIGREDRVREVVEAARHNGIPIRIGVNAGSLEKDLQKKYGEPTPDALVESAMRHIDILDRLNFPDFKLSLKASDIFMTVAAYRQIAGQIEQPLHLGITEAGGLRGGTVKSSIGLGLLLWDGIGDTIRVSLAADPIEEVKVGWDMLKSLKLRSRGINFIACPSCSRQNFDVIKTMNELEMRTEDIRTSMDVAVIGCVVNGPGEAKEVDLGLTGGQPNLVYIDGKPAEKLTNDNLVDDLERLIRARAAKLAEERKDIIATDV; from the coding sequence ATGAATAAGAATCAACCAAATCCAATTAAGCGCCGCCTCAGTCGTAAAATCTGGGTCGGTAATGTGCCAGTAGGCGGTGATGCACCGATTGCTGTGCAAACCATGACAAATACCGAGACCACTGATGTGGCTGCAACGGTTGCGCAAATTAAGCGCGCGCAAGATGCGGGTGTTGATATTGTGCGCGTATCGGTGCCGACAATGGATGCCGCTGAGGCTTTCGGTAAGATTCGTAAATTAGTCGACGTCCCTTTGGTTGCAGATATCCATTTTGATTACCGTATTGCCCTGCGCGTTGCCGAATTAGGTGTGGATTGTTTGCGCATAAATCCGGGTAATATTGGCCGCGAAGACCGCGTACGTGAAGTGGTTGAAGCCGCGCGTCATAACGGTATTCCGATTCGTATTGGCGTGAATGCCGGTTCGTTAGAAAAAGACCTACAAAAGAAATACGGCGAACCGACACCAGATGCTTTGGTTGAGTCAGCCATGCGCCATATCGACATCTTGGATCGTTTGAATTTCCCTGATTTCAAACTGAGCTTAAAAGCATCCGATATTTTTATGACGGTAGCGGCTTATCGTCAGATCGCAGGCCAAATTGAGCAACCATTGCATTTAGGTATTACCGAAGCGGGTGGTTTACGTGGCGGCACAGTGAAGTCGTCTATTGGTTTAGGTTTATTGTTGTGGGACGGTATTGGCGACACTATCCGAGTATCGCTAGCAGCGGATCCGATTGAAGAAGTTAAAGTCGGCTGGGACATGCTGAAATCGTTAAAACTGCGTTCACGCGGCATTAACTTTATTGCCTGTCCGAGTTGCTCACGTCAAAATTTTGATGTGATCAAAACAATGAACGAGCTGGAAATGCGCACTGAAGATATCCGTACCAGTATGGATGTTGCAGTGATTGGCTGTGTGGTTAACGGTCCAGGCGAAGCAAAAGAAGTCGATTTAGGGTTAACTGGTGGGCAGCCTAATTTGGTTTATATCGACGGCAAGCCAGCGGAAAAACTCACCAATGACAATTTAGTCGACGACCTCGAACGTTTGATTCGTGCGCGTGCAGCTAAGCTCGCTGAAGAGCGCAAAGACATTATCGCGACCGACGTTTAA
- a CDS encoding acyl-CoA dehydrogenase: protein MPQLISSKDMDFLLNTVFNAEELCQLPAYQEHDRTTFDSVLTTAERIATDYFLPHNAKADANEPQFDGERVSTIPEVKTAWQHFADSGLLSARHSYEDGGMQLPALVHSACMAYFTAANPSTAGYPFLTMAAANLINAFGNDEQKSRYLPAMFDGRSAGTMALTEPDVGSSLGDLTTKAIPHEDGSYRIKGQKMYISGGDQDITSNIIHLVIARIQGAPQGVKGISLFLVPKFITNEAGEPIQRNDVQLAGLLHKMGYRGTTSTVLSFGEKDDCHGYLIGEAGRGLSYMFKMMNEARIGVGLGAAVIGYRGYMESLDYARNRPQGRRPDEKDPQSKQINIIEHADVRRMLLAQKSYVEGSLALCMLAARLVDEHEAGGDEDSGRLLDLLTPVVKSFPSFYGPRANDLAIQVLGGAGYTREYPVEQCYRDNRLNPIHEGTHGIQSLDLLGRKLWQENGAGQKLLLKRIQKTMHAAGKHSELVELVGVYQKHINTLMQTTLALGSALQSGKLKEGLANSALYLDMMGKCIIAWLWLDMAEKAISTFASSESKEDTDFMAGKIQAARYFILWELPEVEHQAHLLTSFDRTCLDMQDNWF, encoded by the coding sequence ATGCCGCAACTCATTAGCTCGAAGGATATGGATTTTTTACTGAATACCGTATTCAACGCCGAAGAACTTTGCCAATTACCTGCTTATCAAGAACACGACCGCACGACTTTTGATAGCGTGCTGACGACTGCCGAACGTATTGCTACCGATTACTTTTTACCGCATAACGCGAAGGCGGATGCCAACGAGCCACAATTTGATGGCGAGCGTGTTAGCACTATCCCTGAAGTAAAAACTGCTTGGCAGCACTTTGCGGATTCCGGATTGTTATCTGCTCGTCATAGCTATGAAGATGGCGGTATGCAGCTGCCAGCCTTGGTTCATAGTGCCTGTATGGCCTACTTCACTGCCGCCAACCCATCAACCGCTGGTTACCCTTTTTTAACCATGGCGGCCGCTAACTTAATCAATGCCTTTGGCAATGACGAACAAAAAAGCCGCTATCTACCGGCAATGTTCGACGGGCGCAGTGCCGGCACTATGGCGCTAACTGAGCCGGATGTAGGTTCGTCGCTGGGGGATTTAACCACCAAAGCCATTCCTCACGAGGACGGTAGCTACCGCATCAAAGGCCAGAAGATGTATATCTCTGGCGGCGACCAAGATATCACCAGCAACATTATTCATTTGGTTATTGCTCGCATTCAGGGGGCGCCGCAAGGCGTTAAAGGTATTTCACTGTTTCTGGTGCCTAAATTCATCACCAATGAGGCCGGCGAACCCATTCAACGCAACGATGTGCAGTTAGCCGGTTTGCTACACAAAATGGGCTACCGTGGCACCACGTCAACGGTGTTGTCGTTTGGCGAAAAAGACGATTGTCACGGCTATCTGATCGGTGAAGCTGGTCGCGGCCTTAGCTATATGTTCAAAATGATGAACGAGGCGCGTATTGGTGTTGGCCTAGGAGCCGCTGTGATCGGTTATCGCGGTTACATGGAATCACTCGACTATGCCCGCAACCGCCCGCAAGGCCGTCGCCCTGATGAGAAAGATCCACAAAGCAAACAGATCAATATTATTGAGCACGCAGACGTACGCCGTATGCTGCTAGCGCAAAAATCCTATGTCGAAGGCTCACTAGCCTTATGCATGCTCGCAGCACGGTTAGTCGATGAGCACGAAGCAGGCGGCGATGAGGATTCGGGCCGGTTACTCGACCTACTTACTCCGGTAGTGAAATCCTTTCCATCGTTTTATGGCCCACGTGCCAATGATCTTGCGATTCAAGTCTTAGGTGGTGCGGGTTATACCCGTGAGTACCCTGTTGAGCAGTGCTACCGTGATAACCGGTTAAATCCAATTCACGAAGGCACGCACGGTATTCAGTCGCTGGATTTACTGGGCCGTAAATTATGGCAAGAGAACGGCGCTGGCCAAAAGCTGTTACTCAAACGTATTCAGAAAACCATGCACGCTGCTGGTAAGCACAGTGAATTGGTAGAGTTAGTTGGCGTTTATCAAAAACACATTAATACCCTAATGCAAACCACGCTGGCATTAGGCTCTGCGTTACAAAGTGGCAAATTAAAGGAGGGCCTGGCCAACTCTGCCCTTTATCTCGACATGATGGGTAAATGCATTATCGCTTGGCTGTGGTTAGATATGGCTGAAAAAGCTATCTCGACCTTTGCCAGCTCCGAATCAAAAGAAGATACCGATTTTATGGCCGGAAAAATCCAAGCCGCGCGTTACTTTATTTTGTGGGAGTTGCCAGAAGTCGAGCATCAAGCGCATTTATTAACGAGCTTTGATCGAACATGTTTAGATATGCAAGACAACTGGTTTTAA